From the genome of Deltaproteobacteria bacterium:
GGCGGTTGTTGTGACGCTCCAGCGTGAAATGGCGCGGATCGACGAAGGGCATGACCAGAAGCTGGTACATGTAGAACTTGCCGCCCTCGACGCACGGCGCGCAGTCGAAGGTGTAGGGCATGAATGTGCGCTTCTTGGTCGTGATCGAGCCGTTGGAGGGAAACTCCTCGGACTCGAGGTCGAATTTTTCGACGTTGGTGATGACGCGCCAGACGGTGGGCGGCTCGAAGGGCACGACAAGGCGCATCCAGCCCTCTTTCAGACCGCCTTCGCCTTCGAGCAGGCGGGGAATCGGCTTGCCGGCGAGCAGATCCGCGGTTTCGCTTTCCGAAAGCGCCACCTCCGGAATCTTGAGCTTCATCGACTTGGATGCGTTGGTGTCGAACGACACCGGCTCGGACCACTGCGCCGTCAGCGGCGCGGCCAGGAGTAACGCGGCAAAAAGAACGACCAACAGCGCCAGCGTGCCCGATCGAACGGATATCGACTGCATCGGTGAATCCCCCTCGCCCCGTGAAACGACGATTCGAACGTGGGGCGCCCCGGGGCGAATGTGTACCATCCGCCTCGCGAAACGGGCAATAGGGGAACCGCCGTGGAGCGTCGGATTCTGGCGGCGGCAGATTCCGGCTGTGTCAGCCTCGGGCCGCGGCAGATTCCGACCGTGTCACGCCGGCAGCATGTAGCCGCCTTCCGGGCCGCGTACGAGCAAACCCTTGCGCACGAGGCGGCCGAGCGTGGCGTAGACCACCGCCGACGAGCCGAGATACCCGGCGCCGGCGAGCTGCTCGAGAATGAATTTGGGTTCGATGGGCTTTTTCTTGCCCTTGAGCGCGGCGAAGATCATCGGCGTCACTTTTTGCTTCGTGCGCCGGCGTGGCATGGACGCCTCGAAGACTTTGAGTTTGCCCGCCACCTCTTTCAGGAGTTCGAGCGCCCGACGTTTCTCGGTGAGTTGGTAGTCGATCGCCTCGATCTCCCGCGACAGGGTTCGGATCTCGTACTGAAGCGTCCGATACAGGTCACCACCATTCATATTCATGCAAACTCTCCACGTCATGGGCGGGGGTTCCCTGCCCGCGCGACGAATGCCGCACCGATTGCCCCACGCCGGTCACCTTCATGAAATTCCGCGCCCGACACCACACGCGCCGGAACGATGTCCACATGCATCAAATCGCTTGTGGCACATCCTGTCAATCGGTCGGTACGGCCCAAACCGGGAGTCCCGATCCGAGATCCACGGACATTTCACTCTCCGGACGTGACCTCGATAATTGCATGGCTCCAGTCCACACCCGCGCTCTGGATGCGCACCTCGCCGTCGGCGATGATCGAAGGGCTGTTTTCCCTCGCGACGCACCACGCGTGATATCGGCCCGCCTTCTTCGGCAGCCGCCACTCGGTGGCCTTTTCGACCGAAAACTCCATGCCCTTGGTGGCCGTGTACCAGTGGAAGGTCACGTTGTCTCCGCGCGTCGGGAAATCCACGTCGGCAATCAGCTTGATGGCCCCCTCGTTGCCCACGACCGTCACGCCGTCTCCGCCCGGCTCCGTCGGCTTGGCGTCGACGAGCACGTCGATCTTGTTGAACACCGGATTTTCCTTCGCCGGCTCGTCCATGACAATGAAGGATTTGAGCGCGAGAAGCGGATTGTCCTCGAGATCGCCGACGGCCATGGCGACGGTGAGCACCGTGCCCTCCGGATCGTAGGGAATGCCGAATTTCTGTTCGAATTCGTTCGGATTCTCGGGCACGGTGAACGAAAACGGCGGCAGCCCGGGCGCTTCCATGTACAGCTCGCCCGCGGGAATCTCCTCGCCTTGCTCGCCCGCCGAGAAACTCGCGATTCCGGTGACGATCCACGTCTTGGGTTCCAACAGCGGCTCGCCGTCCATCGTCACGGCGACACCCGTAATGGTGACCGTGTCGCCGGGCGCGGCCTCTCGCGGCTCGGTCTTGATGGCGATGACGCGATCCTGCGTCAGACGGCTGGGCGGATCGAATTCGGGAACGTCGCACGCGGCGACCAACATCGCCGTCATGAGACCCAGGATCGGTGCAAATCGTTTCATCTCGGACCTCCCTACCACCGGGCCGCGACGCCGAGCGTCGGATAGAAGGTCGGCAGCGACAGCGCCTCGCGCTGCGTGTAGTCGTAGTTGTAGATGTAGCCCACGGGCTGCTTGCGAAAATAGACGTTTTGCAGGTCGAGATAGACCGTGAGCTGCCAGTTCGTGTACTCCCACGCGCGATCGACACGCACGTCGAGTTGGTGGATGTCGTCGTCGCGCTCTTCGTTGATCTTGTCGCTGTAGAGCGGCACGTAGGAATCGGTGTCGGCGTTGTAAAGCGCCGACTCGATCGGCGTGAAAGGCAACCCCGTGGCGTAAGTGAAGCGCCCGCCGACGCGCCAGTGCTCGCCGAGCCGATAAGACGCCACGACGACCGCGTTGTGCCGCTGGTCCTGATCGAAATACCGCCAGTCGTCGCCGGGCTGATCGCGCCGCTCGCTCACCGTGAACGTGTACGCCAGCCAGCCGTAGAGCCGGTCGGTCAGTTCCTTGCGCGCGAGCAGTTCCGCGCCGTACACGTGCCCGATACCCTCGTTGTTGTAGGGTTCCGGGTCGTCGGCATTCGTGCCCGCGACGAGGTTTTCGAGTTGCTTGTAATAGCCCTGCGCGTCGAGCGACCATCCCTCGCCGAAGTCGTACTCCGCCCCGCCGTTGTAGCTGACCGCATACTCGGGATCGACCTGGTCGGTGCCGAAGGGCGGCAGGAACTCGTCGGGTTGCGGATACTGATGATAAACGCCGACCGCGCCCTTGAATGTGAGCTTTCTCGTCGCGAACACGCGCGTAAAAAGCCGCGGATCGAACGACGACCGCGTCACCTCGATATCTTCGTTATAGAACGTGCCCGCCGTCGCCCGGACCCCCGGCGTCAGGATCACCGTGTCGGCGATCTTGACGGAGTCCTCGATGTAGCCTTCGAAGATGCCGAGCGAGAGCGTCTCGTCGTAGCGGTACGACCGCTCGTTGAACAGGTTGGCGCTCGGGTCGCCTTCCTTGGGCGGGCGAATCACGTCGGCGGTCACATGGAACTCGCCGGCCATGCCCTCGACGCCGACGGCGAGCGTGCTCCACGGCGCGATCTTCCAAGTCAGGTCGTCGCGCACCACGGGGACCGTGCCCGAGATGTCGAAGGTCGTGTCCTTGAAGACGGCGATGGACAGATTCTGGATGTTGTACGCGGCGGCGAGCCGGTTGGTGACCGAGGCGTCGGGCGTGAATGTCCACGACAGCGACGGTTGGTGAAACCAGGTTTCGAATTCGAAGGTCTGATCCGCCGTCGGTTGCTCCTGGTTCGCCTCCTTGTTGACGAGCCCGAACGCGTCGTCGGAGCCGTAGGCGAACAGGCGAATGGAGTGGCGGGGGTTGGGCCGCCAGGCCGCCTGCGCCTGGTAGTCGTAGAAGCGCGGCACGACCGTGAAGGCGCCCTGATCGTCGGGCATGAGTTCGGGCAGGATGAAGTCGATGAAGCTGCGCCGTACCGCCGCGCCGCCGCTCCACGCGCCGTCCTTGTCGAACGGGCCTTCGGCGAGCACGAAGCTGGAATAGTTCGTGATGTCCGCGACGCCGGAGAATTTTTCGTTGTTCGGCGGCCGCGTGTTGATCTCGACGATGCCGCCCATCGCGTTGCCGTATTTCGTGGAATACCCGCCTGCGTAATAGTCGAGCGACTCGATCCACTCCGAGTTGATGACGGTCTGCAACCCGCCGAAATGCAACAACTGCGGAATGTCGAACCCGTCCACATAGTAGCGGCTGTCCTCGGGGCTGGTGCCGCGAATCGCCGGGCCGATCGTGAACGAGCTGACGGGGTTGCGCACCACGCCGGGCATCGACTCCACGACGCGCACCGCGTCGCCGCCCCCGCCGGGCATGGTCATGATCTCCTCGCGAGACACGCTCTGTTTCGCGACGTCGGCGATCTCCTTGCGCGCGGTGACGGCCACCTCCTGCAATGTGAACTCGCCACTCGCCGGTTTCAGATCCACGTTGCGCGTCGCCGTCTTGCCGGACACGGTGACCGATTCCTTCACCGGCTCGTAACCGTTCGACGAAAACACGAGCACGTATTCGCCGTCGGGCACGTTTTCAAACCGATAAGCACCTTCCTCGTCGGTCAGCGTCGTGCGTTCGGTTCCCTCGATGTCGACCTCGACGCCCTGCATCGGCACGAGCGACGACGCATCGGTCACGACGCCCGCGATCCGCCCTTCGGCGGCGGCGGTCGACGCGCCGGGCGCGGCGAGCACAAACGCGGCGAGCGCGCACGTCAAGATCCATCGCGACATGAATTCGGCTCCTCGTTTGACGTCGGCACGTCCGGACGCGCCCAAAAATACGCAGGAATCGATTAACACATCCGACCGAACCTGCCTAGAAATATCCGTGGCGACCCGAAGACCGAATGGAACGGCTCGTTACCGGCAGATCTTCTCGATCATCCGCACGAGATTGTCGATCCGCTCGCGTCCGATCTCGCTCGATCCTTCGACGCGGGCGATTTCGGCCTGCAGGATCTCGCGGATCGATTCGCGGTCCGCGCGCATGCGGGCCAGCAGACGCACCTCATCCGCGGTGAAGCTCTGGCCGAAGGTGCCGAGCGAGAGCTTGGCGATGAGCACACGCATCCGTGCGAGGTCGCCGGTCGGGTCGGGTCTGGATTCCGAAACATCGGCGCGGGGTTTTCCGGCTTCGTCCATCGTTCGACCTTATCGTTCTGCCGTAGAGAGGGTCAACGAGGAATTGAGACGCTCGGGAAACGCGAAACCAAGTCCAGCATGACCGAATCCCCGACCATCATGACATCCGACAGGGATGCTGGGTGACCTTCATTACCGTCCGCGCACTCCTCAAAATCTCAATTTGATTCACGACCGGCGTTCATGATAGTTTTTCCGACGAAGAGGGCGAAGACGAAACCCTTCTTGAATGCGCGTCTTGGAAAAATGTGACCGTCGATCGACGCTTCGCGGGTGGAGTCGGCGATGTCTCGAACGGGATTGGTCCGGGCGTACTTGGTCATGGCGATGTTCACGCTGGCCGCGTGTGTGTGCGGCTGCGGCGGCGGCGAGACGCAGGATTCCGGCCGCGTCGGGGGAGGCGGCGACGACGACGCGGACGAGGACGACGACTACACCGCCCCGCCGGATGACGACGTGAACGACGACGATGTCGACGACGACACGCAGGACGACGACACGCAGGACGACGACACGCAGGACGACGACATCGACGACGATACCGGCGATGACGACACCACGGCGACCACCACGACCACGACGATCGTCACCACCACCAGCACCACGACCACCACGAGCCTGCACTTAGAGACGGAACGCGTCGCCGGCGGATCGCCGGGCAGGGACGGCCTCGACCTCGCGGTCAACTGGGACGGCCTGATTTACGCGGCGGCGATCAAGGGGCGTTCGCTCATCGCGTACAAGTGGGAAGAGGGATTCGGGGTGAACGCCGAGGACATCGGCGTGATCGCCGAGGCGCCGTCGATCGTGTCGCTCGGTCTCGGCGGGCAGACCACAATCGTCCACATTGCGTACCGCAATCCCGTCGAAAAATCGCTCGACCTCATCCGCGACGTCTGGAGCACGCGCGTGCACGAAACGGTCGACGCGAACGGTGAGATCGGCTCCGACATCGCGATGGCGGGCGATACGAACGGCGACCTGCACATCGCGTATTACGAAGAACTGAACGGCGACCTGCGCTACGCGACCAACAAGAGCGGCACCTGGTCGATCCAGAATGTGCTATCCGAGGGCAACGTCGGCCGCCATGTGGACCTCGCACTCGACTCCGAGGGCTTCGCGCACATCAGTTGCTACGACGCGACGAACGGCCGGCTGCTGCACCTCAGCAACGAAACCGGCACATGGGCGGCGCAGCAGGCCGACCTGACCACGTGGAACGTCGGATGGGACACATCCATCGCGATCGGACGCGACGATGCGGTCTATATCGCGTACTACGATGTCTCGTTCGAGCGGCTCAAACTGACCAAACGGGCGGCGGGCTCTGGCGTTTGGTCGTCGCAGACCGTCGTGAACGAACCGGCCCGCGATCCGGGCGTGATCGTGGACGGTGACGGGCACGTCCAACTGGGATATCGCACCGAGACGGCTCTGGGATTCGCCACGAATCAGAGTGGTTCGTGGGAGTTCGACGACCTCGAAGCGGGGACCTTCGGTCCGCTGGCCGTTGCGCGGGCCCCCGACGCGACGCCGGCGTACCTGTACCACGATCAGGCCACGGGCGAACTCAGGGCGGGCGTCTATCGGCGAAAGCTCGTGACCGAAACGGTGGCCGAGGTCGGCACCGTCGCGCGGCCGATGATCACAGACCTCGACGACAACGGCATGGCACAGATCGTGTACCTCGACAGCACCGGCCCCGAGGACTTTTTCATCAATTTCGCGCAGCGGGTCGGCGAGGACAGTTGGGGCGTCGCCACGGTCGTCGACGAGGCGTCGGGGCACGTCTCGCCCGACTGGATTCACAACACGGACGGCCGCCGCCACGTGGTGCTCGGAATGCACGAGCGGCACACGCTGTCGTGTCTCGGCGATTCGGAGTACGTGGCCGATGTCGCCATCGGTTCGGAAAACGACCCCACATGGGATGTCGAAATCCTTCTGGCCGACCACGAGCACTACTTCGAGTCGCGACCCGTCGTGATCGCGAACGGCGACATCTTCCACGTCGCCTACGTCGAATATGACTGCGTGAACAACACGTCGCGGCTGATGTATCGGCTGCGCGACAACGGCGTGGACACCGACGAGGAGGTCGCCACGCTGGTCGGCCCGATTACGCGCTACGACATGGCGGTCCACAACGGTACGCCGATGATCGTGTACGAAGACGACAACAAGCCGCGCTATGCCTACCGCACGGGGATCGGGTGGCTCAAGGCCCTCATGCACGACTACTCCGGCATGTTCATGGCCGATCGTCCTTCGATCGCCGTCGATTCGGA
Proteins encoded in this window:
- a CDS encoding TonB-dependent receptor; this translates as MSRWILTCALAAFVLAAPGASTAAAEGRIAGVVTDASSLVPMQGVEVDIEGTERTTLTDEEGAYRFENVPDGEYVLVFSSNGYEPVKESVTVSGKTATRNVDLKPASGEFTLQEVAVTARKEIADVAKQSVSREEIMTMPGGGGDAVRVVESMPGVVRNPVSSFTIGPAIRGTSPEDSRYYVDGFDIPQLLHFGGLQTVINSEWIESLDYYAGGYSTKYGNAMGGIVEINTRPPNNEKFSGVADITNYSSFVLAEGPFDKDGAWSGGAAVRRSFIDFILPELMPDDQGAFTVVPRFYDYQAQAAWRPNPRHSIRLFAYGSDDAFGLVNKEANQEQPTADQTFEFETWFHQPSLSWTFTPDASVTNRLAAAYNIQNLSIAVFKDTTFDISGTVPVVRDDLTWKIAPWSTLAVGVEGMAGEFHVTADVIRPPKEGDPSANLFNERSYRYDETLSLGIFEGYIEDSVKIADTVILTPGVRATAGTFYNEDIEVTRSSFDPRLFTRVFATRKLTFKGAVGVYHQYPQPDEFLPPFGTDQVDPEYAVSYNGGAEYDFGEGWSLDAQGYYKQLENLVAGTNADDPEPYNNEGIGHVYGAELLARKELTDRLYGWLAYTFTVSERRDQPGDDWRYFDQDQRHNAVVVASYRLGEHWRVGGRFTYATGLPFTPIESALYNADTDSYVPLYSDKINEERDDDIHQLDVRVDRAWEYTNWQLTVYLDLQNVYFRKQPVGYIYNYDYTQREALSLPTFYPTLGVAARW